One part of the Syntrophales bacterium genome encodes these proteins:
- a CDS encoding endonuclease III domain-containing protein, translating into MYARTVGQCLFSLYDSLNIYFGDLHWWPGESPFEVIVGAILTQNTAWHNVEIAIDKLKSKGLLHPERILETENEILAELIRPSGYYRIKTRRLKSFVQYLHEEYDGSLERMFLEDFRHLREKLLRVKGIGEETADSILLYAGEKPIFVVDAYTRRILQRHDIICEGASYGEIQKLFMTHLPHSVPLYKQYHALLVNTGKTFCTKTPRCEGCPLHKFNYTNMGTEKPKCFT; encoded by the coding sequence ATGTACGCACGTACTGTCGGTCAATGCCTATTTTCGCTCTATGATTCACTAAATATTTACTTTGGTGATCTGCACTGGTGGCCTGGTGAGTCTCCTTTCGAGGTGATTGTTGGTGCAATACTAACCCAGAACACGGCCTGGCACAATGTTGAAATCGCCATAGATAAGCTGAAATCAAAAGGACTTCTCCATCCAGAAAGGATTCTGGAGACAGAGAACGAGATTCTGGCAGAACTCATCAGACCTTCAGGATATTACCGTATCAAAACCAGAAGACTAAAGTCTTTTGTCCAGTATCTGCATGAGGAATACGATGGAAGCCTTGAGAGGATGTTTTTGGAAGACTTCCGGCACCTGAGAGAGAAACTGTTGCGCGTCAAGGGTATTGGAGAAGAGACGGCGGATAGTATTCTCCTCTATGCAGGGGAAAAGCCGATATTTGTCGTTGATGCATATACGCGAAGGATTCTGCAGAGGCATGATATCATCTGTGAAGGTGCAAGCTATGGAGAAATTCAGAAACTCTTCATGACACATCTTCCCCACAGCGTTCCTCTGTACAAGCAGTATCACGCCCTCCTGGTCAATACGGGAAAGACTTTCTGTACCAAAACCCCTCGCTGTGAAGGGTGTCCACTCCACAAATTTAATTATACGAATATGGGAACAGAGAAGCCGAAATGTTTCACGTGA
- a CDS encoding DegQ family serine endoprotease — protein sequence MKKENRKTFIMFLLAFLIGFFVVSLVEVLRSSFSPVGPDIQMASAVSSTGGSLPAPVSFAELAERLKPAVVNISTTKTIRAGGAFRSPFGGGSPFDRYFGGDDFFERFFGDVPRREFKQKSLGSGFIISHDGYIFTNNHVVERAEKILVKLSDGKEYEAKIIGKDAKTDIALIKIKPDNSLPVVEIGDSEKLRVGDWVLAIGNPFGLEQTVTAGIVSAKGRVIGAGPYDNFIQTDASINPGNSGGPLFNMEGKVIGINTAIVAQGQGIGFAIPVNMAKDILPDLKTKGKVSRGWIGVSVQEITEDIAQSLKLKTKNGALIAEVFEGDPADRAGLKTGDIVIEVNGKKTKDTHELLMIIASSHVGDNISVKVLRDGKENTFQVVVAERKEQSELAAVREKSEGFGMTVQEITPEIARHLDVSPKTGVIVAEVQEGSPADEAGIRPMDIILQVNKVKIYSLKDYFREISKGKAKNGILLLLKRGKATFFVPLRK from the coding sequence ATGAAAAAGGAAAACAGAAAAACTTTTATCATGTTTCTGCTGGCTTTTTTAATCGGCTTTTTCGTCGTTTCTCTCGTAGAGGTGTTACGTTCCTCTTTTAGCCCTGTAGGACCGGATATACAGATGGCCTCGGCTGTTTCTTCAACGGGGGGAAGCCTGCCTGCCCCTGTCTCGTTTGCTGAACTTGCTGAGAGATTAAAACCTGCAGTTGTAAACATCAGCACTACCAAGACAATTCGGGCAGGTGGTGCATTCAGGTCCCCCTTTGGTGGAGGTTCTCCCTTTGATCGCTATTTTGGGGGAGACGATTTTTTCGAGAGATTTTTCGGCGATGTACCACGGAGGGAATTCAAGCAGAAAAGCCTCGGCTCCGGTTTTATTATCAGCCATGATGGTTACATCTTTACAAACAATCACGTGGTGGAACGAGCTGAGAAAATACTGGTAAAACTCTCCGATGGAAAAGAATATGAGGCGAAGATCATCGGTAAGGATGCGAAAACAGACATCGCCCTGATTAAAATAAAACCGGACAACTCTCTACCTGTAGTAGAGATCGGTGATTCAGAAAAATTGCGTGTAGGTGACTGGGTTCTTGCCATTGGTAATCCATTCGGACTCGAACAGACGGTTACAGCCGGCATAGTCAGCGCCAAGGGTCGTGTGATTGGCGCAGGTCCCTACGACAACTTTATTCAGACAGACGCCTCCATCAATCCAGGAAATAGTGGTGGGCCGCTATTCAATATGGAAGGCAAGGTGATAGGAATCAATACCGCTATTGTTGCCCAGGGACAGGGCATCGGATTTGCCATCCCGGTCAACATGGCTAAAGATATTCTGCCCGACCTGAAGACAAAAGGAAAGGTGTCCCGGGGCTGGATTGGTGTTTCCGTCCAGGAGATCACAGAAGATATTGCCCAGAGCCTTAAACTGAAAACTAAAAATGGCGCCCTGATTGCTGAAGTCTTCGAGGGGGATCCTGCCGACAGGGCCGGCCTGAAGACAGGTGACATTGTGATCGAGGTAAATGGCAAAAAGACAAAAGATACCCACGAATTATTAATGATTATCGCCTCATCTCATGTGGGAGATAATATCTCGGTAAAAGTCCTGCGCGATGGCAAGGAAAATACTTTTCAGGTTGTCGTGGCAGAAAGGAAAGAACAGTCAGAATTAGCGGCGGTAAGGGAAAAAAGTGAAGGCTTCGGGATGACCGTCCAGGAGATCACACCGGAAATTGCCCGACATCTCGATGTTTCCCCAAAAACCGGCGTTATTGTGGCGGAGGTGCAAGAGGGAAGTCCCGCGGATGAGGCCGGTATCCGTCCCATGGACATCATCCTCCAGGTCAACAAAGTGAAAATATACTCCCTAAAGGACTATTTCCGGGAAATATCAAAGGGAAAGGCAAAAAATGGTATCCTGCTTTTGCTCAAGCGAGGGAAGGCAACTTTTTTTGTACCCCTCCGTAAATAA